The segment CTTTGCTTACGCCGTCAACTTCGCCAACGCCAAGTTCTTGCAGGTGAGGTAACAATAGTTACTTGAAGATTCAACTTTGTTTAGCTCGAAGACTGTCTTCTTATAGCTTATACTAATTGGCATGCGTTTATTGTTATAGGCACAAACCAAAGTGGTTGCAATGGCGGCTATAGCAGCGACCGTGCTGTTTTAGCATGCTGTATTGAGTTGGTTACTGATGCTGAAACTCGATTGGGGAATGGCTGGAGGAGCCGTCGGGCTGAATATGTCGTGGTGATTAATAGATGGAGCTCAGATAGTTTATATCTGTGGAGCTTCTTGTGGCAGAGCTTGGTCAGGGCTCTCATGAAAGGCATTCAAGAATCTCAGAGGCTTTGCAAAACTCTAACTTGCCTCTGCGGTCATGGTTTGGTGAGATATCACACCTTTCAGAATGGCTCATCGATGAAGCCATGAAGGGTTTCAGTGAGTTATGTTATTGGTTTCTGTTTGCTTGCTACCTAATGAACCCTCAAGTCTATGTAGTTGCTCCTTCAGATATGGTGAGTTCTTAGTACTCCCTATGGGGCTTTTATTTCAGGTAATAAGAGAACTAACGATTTGATTACAGCATTGACATACTGGGATGGCCAATCATGGTGGCATTTGGCTTGCTGTTAGGTACATTACACAACCAGGACTGGTTCTGAGATTTTGTGTGTACTTAAAGATAAATGTCGAAAAATTCAGGCAGGTGGTGAAAACAATCAAAGTAGGTTCATTGAACTAGGCATTGTAGTTTCGCTATTAACAGAGAGAGAGTGCTTCTCATCATcattaggaaaaaaaaactgatataaaAATCTCTAAACATAAAATGAGATATTAAGGAGCAAGACCTACTGATGTTTGTTTACACATGCAATGATCTATATGAAGACGAAACACACCTAACTTGCATAGCAAACAATGAGCTAAAACAGTCTGTAATGACACTCATTTCACAACGAGAAGGCAGCAACCAAGGGGCTAAAACAAAAGAAGATTGTACGAGAAACGAGACTCAGCGTGGAAACGAAACGGGAAAGCACAgaaatttacaatgcaatgaTCCCCAAGAACATCCATGAAACCAGTGAAAATCAATAGCAAACattcaaaaaattcaaaaaaacaatcCTTTTCATTTCTAAACATGATGACTGTAACACTAAAGAACAAGGGCTTGAAATGTTTAAACTATATGAAGACCAAAACTTGCATATGAGCTAACACATAGTCTTCCCCAATCAACTCAACAACTCAATGAACAATCTATAGCAAACATTCGACAAAATCAATACCACATTCAAACTCCAACACCTATTATAAAATCCATTAATATTGATTAAAAGATCTCTCATTCCAAAACGCAACAAACTTTGAGTCCAACAAAAAACGATACAAAAAGACAATAATTAAAAGAGAAACTCGAACTAACTTAAGCAGTGAGGACGACGGCGCCACCAGCCTCCTTGATCTTCTTCTCAGCAGTCTTGGAGATAAGCTTAGCCTTGACAACGAAAGGCTTGCCCTCAGGCAAATGACCTTTCCCAAGAACCTTAAAGAAGCCGTGCTGCGTCACATCGATCATCGGCACCTTGTCTTTGGTGGACTTGGCCTTGACATCCTCGGGGACGAGAGACCAGAGCTTGTCGAGGTTGACGATGGGGCAGTAGAACTTGTTGCGGAGCTTGTGGAAGTACCTCATCCCCACCTTCCCGAAGTAACCTGGATGGTACTTGTCGAAGAGGATACGGTGGTGATGCATACCTCCCGCGTTACCGCGACCTCCTGGATGCTTGCGGTGCTTCCCGATACGTCCGTGACCGGCGCTGACGTGGCCTCTCTTCTTCCTGTTCTTCTTCAACGCCGTCGCCATTTCGTTAGATCTGCTACTAGGTTCTTCCTCGGATGTTTGGTTTTTATAGGGACTGAACGGCTAGGGTTTTATAAATGAGAAATGTTTTGTGTGTTTGGGCCTTTTAATGTGCATGATAATGACTTGGGCCTTATGGATTGTTTAGGCCCAATGTTACCATATGAACGAAAATGGTATCGTATCGAAAGTCTTTTTATAGCTTTTGTATTGCTCTATCATGATGATGTATTCCatctaatctttttcttgcgttcattatgatttttaaattgtaACCATCATATTCATAATTTCGTTTTAAACACACAGTTTTCATCAACACAAAATTTAACTCTGCAATTGTGTGTACTATATTTGCCATACTTAGTGTGTCTAGGCTTTTCTATATCTTCTTTTTAATATAGGCCTGTTCTTTTCGCAAACGCGCGACTAGCAGCGGCAACTGAAAATTACCTCTTTACCATCGGAAATATAGCGCTGGTGAAATAACCGA is part of the Brassica rapa cultivar Chiifu-401-42 chromosome A09, CAAS_Brap_v3.01, whole genome shotgun sequence genome and harbors:
- the LOC103840782 gene encoding 60S ribosomal protein L27a-2, with the translated sequence MATALKKNRKKRGHVSAGHGRIGKHRKHPGGRGNAGGMHHHRILFDKYHPGYFGKVGMRYFHKLRNKFYCPIVNLDKLWSLVPEDVKAKSTKDKVPMIDVTQHGFFKVLGKGHLPEGKPFVVKAKLISKTAEKKIKEAGGAVVLTA